Proteins encoded by one window of Kribbella italica:
- a CDS encoding putative hydro-lyase: MTATPAEARARYRDGLVAPTTGHAPGFTQANLVILPRDWAYDMLLFGQRNPQPVPLLDVTDAGSFRTTLAPEADLRTDLPQYRVWRDGELVDEPSEITGLWRDDLVSFLIGCSFSFETALMDAGVPVRNLEQGRNVSMYETSIRCRPAGRLEGPLVVSMRPIPASLVATAVQVTGRMPQVHGAPVHVGEPAALGVRDLAVPDFGEPVQSAPGDVAVFWACGVTPQAALMASRPPFAITHAPGHMFVTDVPDSVYRQP; this comes from the coding sequence ATGACCGCCACTCCCGCCGAAGCCCGCGCCCGCTACCGCGACGGACTCGTCGCGCCGACCACCGGCCACGCGCCCGGATTCACCCAGGCGAACCTGGTGATCCTGCCGCGCGACTGGGCGTACGACATGCTGCTGTTCGGCCAGCGCAACCCGCAGCCGGTCCCGCTGCTCGACGTCACGGACGCCGGATCGTTCCGTACGACGCTCGCTCCTGAGGCCGACCTGCGCACCGACCTTCCGCAGTACCGGGTCTGGCGCGACGGCGAACTGGTCGACGAGCCGAGTGAGATCACCGGGCTGTGGCGCGACGACCTGGTCAGCTTCCTGATCGGGTGCAGCTTCAGCTTCGAGACCGCATTGATGGATGCCGGCGTACCGGTGCGGAACCTCGAGCAGGGGCGGAACGTGTCGATGTACGAGACGTCGATCCGGTGCCGTCCGGCCGGGCGGCTCGAAGGGCCGCTGGTGGTGTCGATGCGGCCGATCCCGGCTTCGTTGGTGGCGACCGCGGTCCAGGTGACCGGGCGGATGCCGCAGGTGCACGGAGCGCCGGTGCACGTCGGCGAACCGGCGGCGCTGGGAGTGCGCGACCTCGCCGTACCGGACTTCGGGGAACCGGTGCAGAGCGCTCCCGGCGATGTTGCCGTTTTTTGGGCTTGCGGAGTGACGCCCCAAGCTGCGTTGATGGCTTCACGGCCCCCGTTCGCGATCACGCACGCCCCCGGGCACATGTTCGTGACGGATGTGCCGGACAGCGTCTACCGACAGCCGTAG
- a CDS encoding GntR family transcriptional regulator, translating into MSSSSEIRPTAEPGTDTSWLRSVADDAALFDRSSSAERVADVLRRRITEGVLRPGTQLSEELLKEALQVSRNTLREAFRLLTHEGLLVHRMHRGVFVPDLTEDDLLDLYRLRRVLECDVVRTLDGLEPDQLEPLREDVAASEAAAGAGDWISVGTANMRFHRHLVGLAGSTRMDEITGRLLAELRLLFHVIATPRALHEPYIARNRSLLELLEAGEYTRAADELNAYLLDSQAALLAAFRARP; encoded by the coding sequence GTGTCCAGTTCCAGCGAGATCCGTCCGACCGCTGAGCCCGGGACCGACACGTCCTGGCTGCGGTCCGTCGCGGACGACGCCGCGCTCTTCGACCGGAGCAGTTCGGCCGAGCGGGTCGCCGACGTCCTGCGCCGCCGGATCACCGAAGGGGTGCTCCGGCCCGGGACCCAGTTGTCCGAGGAACTGCTCAAGGAAGCCCTCCAGGTCAGCCGGAACACGCTGCGTGAGGCCTTCCGGCTGCTCACCCACGAAGGCCTGCTGGTGCACCGGATGCACCGCGGCGTCTTCGTCCCCGACCTCACCGAGGACGACCTGCTCGACCTCTACCGGCTCCGGCGCGTGCTCGAGTGCGACGTCGTACGGACGCTCGACGGCCTGGAGCCCGACCAGCTCGAGCCGCTGCGCGAGGACGTCGCCGCCAGCGAGGCCGCCGCCGGGGCCGGGGACTGGATCTCGGTCGGTACGGCGAACATGCGCTTCCACCGGCACCTCGTCGGCCTGGCCGGCAGCACCCGGATGGACGAGATCACCGGGCGCCTGCTCGCCGAGCTGCGCCTGCTCTTCCACGTCATCGCGACACCGCGGGCTCTGCACGAGCCGTACATCGCGCGCAACCGTTCCCTGCTCGAACTGCTCGAAGCCGGTGAGTACACCCGCGCCGCCGACGAGCTCAACGCCTACCTGCTCGACTCCCAGGCGGCCCTGCTCGCCGCCTTCCGCGCTCGGCCGTGA
- a CDS encoding NRAMP family divalent metal transporter, with translation MANPPLKPPTKPGSRRPVRRVGRPTSESTGSMKASTRSTLIGAMFLMATSAIGPGFITQTTTFTVQLGAAFAFAIAASILVDIALQLNVWRVIGVSGRRAQELGNLVAPGLGWAMAALLFVGGLVFNIGNVSGSGLGTDAMFGLDPKLGGALSALVAIGIFLSKRAGLAMDRIVFVLGALMIVLTTYIAITSGPPVGEALKNVVLPEQVEFLAITTLIGGTIGGYIVYAGAHRLLDSGISGPEHIRDITRGSVTGILITGVMRIVLFLAILGVVAGGAKLDPASPAASAFQQAAGEVGLRVFGIVLWAAAITSVIGASYTTVSFITSRTKTSDRTRTALVVGFIAVTTIIYLAVGTAPTTLLVFAGAFNGLLLPVGIGVLLWVAWRRKDLLNGYHYPAWLLGIGAAAWLLTIYLAVRSVRPVIDLFN, from the coding sequence ATGGCCAACCCGCCGCTCAAGCCGCCGACCAAACCGGGCTCACGACGCCCGGTCCGCCGTGTCGGCCGCCCCACCTCCGAGTCCACCGGCTCGATGAAGGCCAGTACCCGATCGACGCTGATCGGCGCGATGTTCCTGATGGCCACCTCGGCCATCGGGCCGGGCTTCATCACCCAGACCACGACGTTCACGGTCCAGCTCGGCGCCGCGTTCGCCTTCGCCATCGCCGCGTCGATCCTGGTCGACATCGCCCTGCAGCTGAACGTCTGGCGGGTGATCGGCGTCTCCGGCCGGCGCGCGCAGGAGCTCGGCAACCTGGTCGCCCCCGGGCTCGGCTGGGCGATGGCCGCGCTGCTGTTCGTCGGCGGCCTGGTCTTCAACATCGGCAACGTCTCCGGCTCCGGGCTGGGCACCGACGCGATGTTCGGACTGGACCCGAAGCTCGGCGGCGCGCTCTCGGCGCTCGTTGCCATCGGCATCTTCTTGTCGAAACGCGCCGGGCTGGCGATGGACCGGATCGTGTTCGTGCTCGGTGCGCTGATGATCGTGCTCACGACGTACATCGCGATCACCTCCGGCCCACCGGTCGGCGAAGCCCTGAAGAACGTCGTACTGCCCGAGCAGGTCGAGTTCCTGGCCATCACCACCCTGATCGGCGGCACCATCGGCGGCTACATCGTGTACGCCGGTGCGCACCGCCTGCTCGACTCCGGCATCAGCGGCCCCGAGCACATCCGCGACATCACCCGCGGTTCGGTGACCGGCATCCTGATCACCGGCGTGATGCGGATCGTGCTGTTCCTGGCGATCCTCGGCGTGGTGGCCGGCGGCGCGAAGCTCGACCCGGCCAGCCCGGCCGCGTCGGCGTTCCAGCAGGCGGCCGGCGAGGTCGGGCTGCGGGTCTTCGGGATCGTGCTGTGGGCCGCGGCGATCACGAGCGTGATCGGTGCGTCGTACACGACGGTCTCGTTCATCACTTCCCGAACCAAGACCAGCGACCGGACGCGGACCGCTCTCGTGGTCGGGTTCATCGCGGTCACCACGATCATCTACCTGGCCGTCGGGACCGCGCCGACCACGCTGCTGGTCTTCGCGGGCGCGTTCAACGGTCTGCTGCTGCCCGTCGGGATCGGTGTGCTTCTCTGGGTGGCATGGCGACGCAAGGACCTGCTGAACGGCTACCACTACCCGGCCTGGCTCCTCGGGATCGGCGCCGCCGCCTGGTTGCTCACCATCTACCTGGCCGTGCGCTCCGTCCGCCCGGTCATCGACCTGTTCAACTAG
- a CDS encoding LamB/YcsF family protein: MSTVDLNADLGEGFGNWAMGDDNALLDVVTSANVACGFHAGDPSIMRAVCRRAADRDVAIGAHVGYADKPGFGRRFIDIEPAALRDEVLYQIAALDAFARVAGSEVAYVKPHGALYNTIGHHEEQAAAVVAAVADYDRALPVLGLPGAVWLKLAEEAGLTVVHEAFADRAYSPDGTLVSRRESGSVLHDGREIARRCVAMATGAPIKDVKGGELRLEPGSICLHGDTPGAVQIAQRVRKALTDAGVELTPFAA, translated from the coding sequence ATGAGCACCGTCGACCTGAACGCCGACCTCGGCGAAGGCTTCGGCAACTGGGCGATGGGCGACGACAACGCCCTGCTCGACGTCGTCACCAGCGCCAACGTCGCCTGCGGTTTCCACGCCGGCGACCCCTCCATCATGCGGGCGGTCTGCCGCCGGGCCGCCGATCGCGACGTCGCGATCGGCGCGCACGTCGGGTACGCCGACAAGCCCGGCTTCGGCCGGCGGTTCATCGACATCGAACCGGCCGCGCTGCGGGACGAGGTGCTGTACCAGATCGCCGCGCTGGACGCCTTCGCCCGGGTCGCCGGGTCCGAGGTCGCGTACGTGAAACCGCACGGCGCGCTGTACAACACGATCGGGCACCACGAGGAGCAGGCCGCGGCCGTCGTGGCGGCGGTCGCGGACTACGACCGCGCGCTGCCGGTGCTCGGGCTGCCCGGCGCGGTCTGGCTGAAGCTGGCCGAGGAGGCCGGGCTGACCGTCGTCCACGAAGCCTTCGCCGACCGGGCGTACTCGCCGGACGGGACGCTGGTCTCGCGGCGCGAGTCTGGTTCGGTGCTGCACGACGGGCGCGAGATCGCCCGGCGGTGCGTGGCGATGGCGACCGGTGCGCCGATCAAGGACGTCAAGGGCGGCGAGCTGCGGTTGGAGCCCGGGTCGATCTGCCTGCACGGGGACACGCCTGGCGCCGTACAGATCGCTCAGCGGGTCCGCAAGGCCCTCACCGACGCCGGGGTCGAACTGACCCCGTTCGCGGCGTGA
- a CDS encoding 5-oxoprolinase subunit B family protein encodes MMRVLPCGSSALLVELGDLDEVLGYYAALRADPPAGVVDIVPAGRTVMVTVDHTDLAALERILLSTTPLVDRRIGGDLVEIPVVYDGEDLADVAELLSCSIEEVVQRHTAEEWTVAFCGFAPGFGYLTGESSWDIPRRSSPRTKVPAGSVALAGEFSGVYPRESPGGWQLLGRTDVNVFDLDQDPAALLSPGRRIRFVDATSSAAPNGRRG; translated from the coding sequence ATGATGCGTGTCCTTCCCTGCGGCAGCTCGGCGTTGCTCGTGGAGCTCGGGGACCTCGACGAGGTCCTCGGGTACTACGCGGCGCTGCGCGCCGACCCGCCGGCCGGTGTCGTCGACATCGTGCCGGCGGGCCGGACCGTGATGGTGACCGTCGACCACACCGACCTTGCGGCCCTGGAACGCATCTTGCTCAGCACAACCCCTTTGGTAGACCGCCGCATCGGCGGCGACCTCGTCGAGATCCCCGTCGTGTACGACGGCGAGGACCTCGCCGACGTCGCCGAGCTGCTCTCCTGCTCGATCGAGGAGGTCGTCCAGCGCCACACGGCCGAGGAGTGGACGGTCGCCTTCTGCGGTTTCGCGCCCGGCTTCGGCTACCTCACCGGCGAGTCGTCCTGGGACATTCCCCGCCGGTCGTCGCCGCGCACCAAGGTCCCCGCCGGCTCGGTCGCACTGGCCGGAGAGTTCAGCGGGGTCTACCCGCGGGAGTCGCCCGGCGGCTGGCAGTTGCTCGGCCGCACGGACGTCAACGTCTTCGACCTCGACCAAGACCCTGCTGCTCTCTTGAGCCCCGGCCGCCGGATCCGCTTCGTCGACGCCACCTCCTCCGCCGCCCCCAACGGCCGGCGCGGATGA
- a CDS encoding biotin-dependent carboxyltransferase family protein: protein MTARFEVLATGPLTTIQDSGRPGQAALGIGRSGACDRTSYQLANRLVGNHPDAAALEVTFGGLSVLAEADLVYAVAGAPCSNVALNAPALLRKGEVLQLGPPRTGLRTYVAFRGGLDVDPVLGSRSTDLLSGLGPAPVAVGDVLALGKDHGPMPGVDLAPVADPPGGEVVVQVLPGPRRDWFTDAGWQSLTGQSYTVSSNSNRVGVRFEGQPLERARDGELVSEGMELGALQIPPSGLPVLFLADHPVTGGYPVIGYVAAPDLDLCGQLRPGQSLRFRERTR from the coding sequence ATGACCGCCCGCTTCGAGGTCCTGGCGACCGGCCCACTGACCACCATCCAGGACTCCGGCCGTCCCGGCCAAGCAGCACTCGGCATCGGCCGGTCCGGCGCGTGCGACCGGACGTCGTACCAGCTGGCGAACCGTCTCGTCGGCAACCACCCCGACGCCGCCGCCCTGGAAGTCACCTTCGGCGGGCTCTCGGTGCTCGCCGAGGCCGACCTCGTGTACGCCGTCGCCGGGGCACCGTGCTCGAACGTCGCACTCAATGCCCCGGCCCTGCTCCGCAAGGGCGAGGTCCTCCAGCTCGGCCCCCCGCGCACCGGCCTTCGCACGTACGTCGCCTTCCGCGGCGGCCTCGACGTCGATCCGGTCCTCGGTTCCCGCTCGACCGACCTGCTCTCCGGCCTCGGCCCGGCGCCGGTCGCCGTCGGCGACGTACTTGCCCTAGGCAAGGATCACGGCCCGATGCCCGGCGTCGACCTCGCCCCCGTCGCGGACCCACCCGGTGGCGAGGTAGTGGTCCAGGTCCTCCCCGGCCCCCGCCGCGACTGGTTCACCGACGCCGGCTGGCAGTCGCTGACCGGCCAGTCGTACACGGTCAGCAGCAACAGCAACCGCGTCGGCGTACGGTTCGAAGGGCAGCCGCTCGAACGGGCCCGGGACGGCGAGCTCGTCAGCGAGGGCATGGAGCTCGGCGCCCTCCAGATCCCGCCGTCCGGCCTCCCGGTCCTGTTCCTCGCCGACCACCCGGTCACCGGCGGCTACCCGGTCATCGGCTACGTCGCCGCCCCGGACCTGGACCTCTGCGGCCAACTCCGCCCGGGCCAGTCGTTGCGTTTCAGAGAACGAACCCGGTAG
- a CDS encoding proline racemase family protein, translating to MRSVRTLAAIDSHTEGMPTRVITGGVGVIPGTTMEERRQYFLAHDDDLRLFLMNEPRGHSAMSGAILQPPTRPDADWGVLYIEVSGCLPMCGHGTIGVATVLVESGMVPVSEPLTQVRLDTPAGLVVVDVAVKDGRAEHVTLQNVPAYSHALDASVEVKGLGTVTYDLAYGGNFYAILPLEQLGIPFDRSEKDRILQAGLDIMAAINENDRPVHPEDAGISGCKHVQFTAPGRDGSDSRNAMAIYPGWFDRSPCGTGTCARMAQLHARGELELGREFVNESFIGTSFTGKLLETTTVGGRPGVVPTVRGRAWITGMGNYWLDPTDPFPTGFVL from the coding sequence ATGAGGTCTGTTCGTACACTCGCCGCGATCGACTCGCACACCGAGGGGATGCCGACCCGGGTGATCACCGGTGGGGTCGGCGTCATCCCGGGCACGACAATGGAGGAGCGGCGCCAGTACTTCCTGGCGCACGACGACGACCTGCGGCTGTTCCTGATGAACGAGCCGCGCGGTCACTCGGCGATGAGCGGCGCGATCCTGCAGCCGCCGACCCGGCCGGACGCGGACTGGGGCGTGCTCTACATCGAGGTGTCCGGCTGCCTGCCGATGTGCGGGCACGGGACGATCGGCGTCGCGACCGTGCTGGTCGAGTCGGGCATGGTCCCGGTCAGCGAGCCGCTGACGCAGGTCCGGCTGGACACCCCGGCCGGGCTGGTCGTGGTCGACGTCGCGGTGAAGGACGGCCGGGCCGAGCACGTCACGCTGCAGAACGTCCCGGCGTACTCGCACGCTCTGGACGCCTCGGTGGAGGTGAAGGGGCTCGGGACGGTCACGTACGACCTGGCGTACGGCGGGAACTTCTACGCGATCCTGCCGCTGGAGCAGCTCGGGATTCCGTTCGACCGGTCGGAGAAGGACCGGATCCTGCAGGCGGGCCTGGACATCATGGCCGCGATCAACGAGAACGACCGGCCGGTGCATCCGGAGGATGCGGGGATCTCGGGGTGCAAGCACGTCCAGTTCACGGCGCCGGGGCGGGACGGGAGCGACTCGCGGAACGCGATGGCGATCTACCCGGGCTGGTTCGACCGGTCGCCGTGTGGCACGGGGACGTGTGCGCGGATGGCGCAGCTGCATGCTCGCGGTGAGCTGGAGCTGGGACGGGAGTTCGTGAACGAGTCGTTCATCGGGACGAGCTTCACGGGGAAGTTGCTGGAGACAACGACTGTCGGTGGGCGGCCGGGAGTCGTGCCGACGGTGCGTGGGCGGGCGTGGATCACGGGGATGGGCAACTACTGGCTGGACCCGACGGATCCGTTCCCTACCGGGTTCGTTCTCTGA
- a CDS encoding dihydrodipicolinate synthase family protein, producing MSEKLDGVIVATALPYAEDASAPAGLRPDLDKYAEHCRWVIENGCRGVGPNGSLGEYSSLSDDERRAVARTAIEAVGDDGIVVVGVHGVGAHQARSWAEKAAEDGAHGVLCLPPTMYRANRGEVVHHFSEVAKAGLPVMVYNNPLDTKVDLTPDLLAEIAQLENIVAVKEFSGDVRRILEIREKAPELTVVAGADDLTLEALLMGATGWFAGFPNVFPAESVRLFNLALEGKLAEARALYEPLVASFRWDSRVEFVQAIKWAMDYVGRYGGPCRPPRGPLVPEHVAQLEQDMKRAVESLV from the coding sequence GTGAGCGAGAAGCTTGATGGCGTGATCGTGGCGACCGCACTGCCGTACGCCGAGGACGCGAGCGCGCCGGCGGGACTGCGGCCCGATCTGGACAAGTACGCCGAGCACTGCCGCTGGGTGATCGAGAACGGCTGCCGCGGTGTCGGGCCGAACGGGTCGCTCGGCGAGTACTCGTCGCTGTCCGACGACGAGCGCCGCGCCGTCGCGCGGACCGCGATCGAGGCGGTCGGTGACGACGGGATCGTGGTCGTCGGCGTGCACGGCGTCGGCGCCCACCAGGCCCGCAGCTGGGCGGAGAAGGCGGCCGAGGACGGCGCGCACGGCGTATTGTGCCTGCCGCCGACGATGTACCGGGCCAACCGCGGCGAGGTCGTGCACCACTTCAGCGAGGTCGCCAAGGCGGGCCTGCCGGTGATGGTCTACAACAACCCGCTCGACACGAAGGTCGACCTGACGCCGGACCTGCTCGCCGAGATCGCGCAGCTGGAGAACATCGTGGCGGTGAAGGAGTTCTCCGGCGACGTCCGGCGGATCCTGGAGATCCGCGAGAAGGCGCCGGAGCTGACCGTCGTCGCCGGCGCGGACGACCTGACGCTGGAGGCGCTGCTGATGGGCGCGACCGGCTGGTTCGCCGGGTTCCCGAACGTGTTCCCGGCCGAGTCGGTGCGCCTGTTCAACCTCGCGCTCGAGGGGAAGCTGGCCGAGGCCCGTGCGCTGTACGAGCCGCTGGTGGCGTCGTTCCGGTGGGACTCGCGGGTCGAGTTCGTCCAGGCGATCAAGTGGGCGATGGACTACGTCGGCCGGTACGGCGGCCCCTGCCGCCCGCCGCGCGGCCCGCTGGTTCCCGAGCACGTCGCGCAGCTGGAGCAGGACATGAAGCGCGCCGTAGAGTCGTTGGTATGA